The genomic interval ATCACCAGCCGGTTCACGTTCGCCGGGTACTGCGCCGCGTACATCGGCGCGACCATGGCGCCCCACGAGTGGCCGACCAGGGACAGCTTTCCGATGCCGAAGTGCTGGCGAACGGCTTCCACATCCGCCACGTGCTGCTGGATGCCCATCTGCGCCGGATCGAAGAGCAGTGTGGACCGGCCCGCGCCGCGCGAGTCGTAGAAGATGACCGTGCGGCCGTGCGCGAGCGGCGCCAGGTCACGGTCCAGGTAGCCCAGCGACAGCCCGGGGCCGCCGGAGATCACCACCGCCGTGTCGGGGCCGCTGCCGTACACGCGATAGAACAGCTGGACGCCGCCCGCGCCGGGCAGGTATCCCTCGCCGGTCTTGGGCGCATCGTACGAGGTCGCCAGCGGGGCGGACGTACCCGCGGAGATGGTGGGAGCGTCGTCGCAGGCAGCGGCGGCGAGGGGAAGCAGCAGGGCAAGAGTGCGGATCTTCATGGCGATCACCCGGTGGTCGGGAGGTTTTTGGATGTTTTGCGTGCCCGGCACTCTGCCGCGGCACGTCCCCCATCCAAGGCACGGACGAGGCCGGAGGCGGCACGGCGCACCGCCAGCGGCCTAAGTGATTGCCGAAAAACAGCTTGCCTTGCGGATGGGGTTGCCCGGAGGGAGCGCGTGCCCGTGGCATCTCCGACCCAGCGGGGAAAGCCTGCCGCACCACCACTTATGTACCGTTCCTCCAAGGAGTTGGCTCAATGGGTCAGGTGACCCGGATGCCGCGGGTGCAGAACACGAAAAAAGCGCCCCTCCAGAGACACGGAGGGGCGCTGATGGATCGACCGCGGAGAGAGGCCTACCGCAGTCCGGCCTGCATGCTGGACGCGAGCTTCCCGTCCTGGAAGGTAACCAGCAGCATGGATCCCAGCGACTCGCCCGGCCAGGACACCGAGAACGTGACGGTGTTCATCAGCCTGGTCATGCTCATGGGAATGCCGGGCCCGAGGACGTCCATCGCCTGCTCCAGCGTCATCCCCGGGCGAAGCTGGGCGTGCGTGGCCAGCGTCGCCGGGCGCACGGGGTACGGCGGCTTCAACGACATCTGCGTGACGTTGATCACCGCATCGTTCTGCAGCGTCACCATGATCGCGCTCATGTCATCGGCCATCCACTGGTACGAAACCGTGGTGTAGCCCCCGGCCTGGGCCCGGCTCAGCTCGCGGCCGGGGCGGCCGATCACCCGCGCCACGTCGTCCGCCGTCATCCCGGGCTTGAGTGCCACGAAGGCGTTGAAGGTCACGCCCAAGGACGCGGGCTGCTGCGCCGCGGCCGGGGCCGACGGCGCGGCCTGCTGGGCGGCGGCCGGGGCGGCGAGGGCGGCGGAAAGCGAAAGGACGGCAACACGAAGGAGAGTGCGCATCAGGAGGTCTACGGTGCGAGAGGATGGGAGCATCGTGCGGCTGCCCCGCGGCGCGAGGTGGCGCGGACGGGGCAGATGCTGGGGCAAGTATCTGAATCTACAAAGACTTACGAGAAATTTCCAGCCTTCCCCCTCAGTGCTCGTAGCGCCCGGCTTCGATCACCTCGCGGATGGCGCCGAGGTCCCGGCCGTGCACGCCGATCGCCAGCATCAGCTCGATGCGCGCCTGCTGCCCCGTCATGTGGTCGGCGAAGATGGCGCCCATCTCCCGCAGCATGTGGCCTCCGCCGGGATAGGCGTAAGTATCCAGCACCCGCCCGCGCAGCGACCGCGAGGTAATGACCATCGGCTGGCCCGCGTCTGCCCAGCGCTGCATGCCGGGCATCACCTCCGGCGGCACGTTTCCCCGCCCCAGCGCCTCCAGCACGATGCCCTGCGCCCCGGTTTGCAGGCTGGCCTCCAGCAGCCGCGAGTCCGCCCCCGCCACGATCTTCACCAGGTCCACCGGCGTGGCGGGAACGGTGGGCGTGAGCGGCGGCTTGCGGCGCGACTCGCGGTAGAACAGCACGCGGCCCTTGTCGGTGACGCCCAGCGGACCCCAGTTGGGCGAGCGGAAGGTGCCCGCCGCCTCGGTGTGGGTCTTCACCACCTCCGCGCCCTGCACGATTTCGTCGTCCATCACCACCATCGTGCCTCGGCCACCGGCTTCCGGCGCCGCCGCCACCTCGATGGCGGCCATCAGGTTGGCGGGCCCGTCCCACGACAGCTCCGAGGAGTTGCGCATGGCCCCGGTGATGACGACGGGGTGGCCGGACGCGATGGACCGGTCCAGCAGGTACGCCGTCTCTTCGATGGTGTCGGTGCCGTGGGTGACCACCACGCCGTCGTAGCCCTCGTCGAGCGCGGCGAGTACGGCAGCCCTCATCTCCCACATGCGCTCGATAGTCACGTGCGGACCCGGCAGGCGCCCGA from Longimicrobium sp. carries:
- a CDS encoding asparaginase, producing the protein MAKPRVLLLATGGTISMQVDAERGGAVPRLSGREILDSLPGVEAVARVEVREFGRLPGPHVTIERMWEMRAAVLAALDEGYDGVVVTHGTDTIEETAYLLDRSIASGHPVVITGAMRNSSELSWDGPANLMAAIEVAAAPEAGGRGTMVVMDDEIVQGAEVVKTHTEAAGTFRSPNWGPLGVTDKGRVLFYRESRRKPPLTPTVPATPVDLVKIVAGADSRLLEASLQTGAQGIVLEALGRGNVPPEVMPGMQRWADAGQPMVITSRSLRGRVLDTYAYPGGGHMLREMGAIFADHMTGQQARIELMLAIGVHGRDLGAIREVIEAGRYEH